GCTTGGTGATGTTGCCCGCCATATCGACGCGGCAGAAGAACATCGGAATGCCCCGCGCGCCGGGGCGCTGCAGCGTTGAAAGGCGATGGCACGCCTGCTCAAAGCTTACGCCATATTCGAGGCGCAGCCGGTCGATATCGTGGCGCACCGCGCGGGCGCTGGCACGAAACGGTCCATAGGGCATCAGCACCGCGCCCGCCGCATAATTGGCGAGCCCGACGTGCAGTAGCTGGCGTGCCGCGGCGGTGCGGAGCGGCGACGCTTCCACGACCGCCGCAATCTCGTTTGTCAGCGCCAGTGCGGCCAACTGGTGCGCGAGCTGGAACCGGCGCGTTTCGGCAGGCTGTGACGGATCGATCACCAGATGCCGCATCGTCGCGTCGAAGTCGCGGAGCGCCTGCACCTGGTTGTAGACGATCGAAATGCCGAGCGCGTCGCGCAGGCGCCGTTCGATCGTTTCGATCGCGGGTGAGGGTTCGCGTCCACGAAGCTGCGCAGCCAGCGTCTCGGCGGCGCGGTCGATGCTGTCGACATAATTGCCGGCATCGTGGAACCAGTCGCGCACCTCCTCCCACGGCAGGCGGCTTCCCTCGGCGGTCCCGCCGGTCAATGCTTCGTCGATGATCTGGAGGCGCTGGCCGGCGCGGCGATAGGCTGCGTGGAGCGCGACAAACTGGTCGGCAAGCTGGGGCTGCTGGAGTGCGGCGCGCTCGAGTTGTTCGGGGGGAAGGGGCGACGTCGCGAACAATGGGTCGGCGGCGGCCTCGCGCAGCGCTCCGGCGCGGCGGTCGCCCGCGTCGGCGGCGACCTCTTCCCATTCGAGCGGGAACAGCTTTTGCAAACGGTCGAGAAGCGCGGGCGTCAGCGGGCGATCGTCATGTTCGATCTGGCTGAGATAGGAGGCCGAGATGCCGAGTTGCGCCGCGAAATCGGCCTGCCGGATCGCGCGGGTTTCCCGAAGTTGGCGAAGTTGTCGCCCAGCGTAGAGGCGGGTTGGTTGCATGGCGCGGACACTACTTTGCAAAGTCATACTTTGCAACTTTGCAAATTCACATTTGCATCCGCGTCCCGGCGGGGGCAGACGGCGCATTCGACACTATCGGAGAGCTGCATGTCCGCCAATATCGCCGAAATGGAACGCCGCCGCGCCGCCGCCCGACTGGGTGGTGGGCAGAAGCGTATCGACGCCCAGCATTCCAAGGGCAAGCTGACCGCGCGCGAGCGCCTCGACGTGCTGCTCGACGAGGGTTCGTTCGAGGAACTCGACACCTATGTCGAACATGATTGCGTCGATTTCGGCATGGACGCGCAGAAGATTCCGGGTGACGGCGTCGTCACCGGATCGGGCACGATCAACGGCCGCCTCGTCTATGTCTTCAGTCAGGATTTCACGGTTTTCGGCGGGTCGCTGTCGAAGCGTCATGCCGAAAAGATCTGCAAGGTGATGGACAAGGCGATGCTCGCGGGCGCGCCGGTGATCGGCCTTAACGACAGCGGCGGCGCGCGCATTCAGGAGGGCGTCGCGTCGCTCGGCGGCTATGCCGACGTATTCCAGAAGAATGTGCTGGCGTCGGGCGTCGTGCCGCAGATCAGCCTGATCATGGGTCCGTGCGCGGGCGGCGCGGTTTACAGCCCCGCGATGACCGACTTCATCTTCATGGTGAAGGACAGCAGCTACATGTTCGTTACCGGCCCCG
This DNA window, taken from Sphingopyxis sp. YR583, encodes the following:
- a CDS encoding helix-turn-helix domain-containing protein, which encodes MQPTRLYAGRQLRQLRETRAIRQADFAAQLGISASYLSQIEHDDRPLTPALLDRLQKLFPLEWEEVAADAGDRRAGALREAAADPLFATSPLPPEQLERAALQQPQLADQFVALHAAYRRAGQRLQIIDEALTGGTAEGSRLPWEEVRDWFHDAGNYVDSIDRAAETLAAQLRGREPSPAIETIERRLRDALGISIVYNQVQALRDFDATMRHLVIDPSQPAETRRFQLAHQLAALALTNEIAAVVEASPLRTAAARQLLHVGLANYAAGAVLMPYGPFRASARAVRHDIDRLRLEYGVSFEQACHRLSTLQRPGARGIPMFFCRVDMAGNITKRHSATRLQFARFGGACPLWVVHEAAAIPDRILFQLAETPDGQRYVSMAKGLVKPSGSYARSPRRYAVALGCEAQYAADFVYADGVDVEAPQAAARIGLSCRICPRDDCDQRAFPPSDRPILVDPDRRGVVPYRIG